One Fuerstiella marisgermanici DNA window includes the following coding sequences:
- a CDS encoding IS110 family transposase has translation MQHNNLCAGIDVAKAKLDVALSSGKRVTTFGNDADGHQQLLRFLETAQASLVCLEATGGYERSLVAALHKACHATAVVNPRQIRDFARAAGQLAKTDAIDAAIIARYARTMQPRQTTPLPKAHQQLRDLAARRRQVVAMRISEQNRLQITCDKSIQTLIRKSMTMLEKQINVIEERMARLIDKDTELARRKRILLSVPGIGPATVGVLLAELPELGMLNRGQIAKLIGVAPTNRDSGTLRGKRTTGGGRAHIRKALYMPVVVAKKHNPAIKRFYERLLENGKAPLCAIVAAMRKLITILNVMIRDDKLWSQP, from the coding sequence GTGCAGCATAACAACTTGTGTGCAGGAATTGATGTCGCCAAAGCCAAACTCGATGTCGCACTCAGCTCGGGGAAAAGGGTCACGACGTTCGGCAACGATGCCGACGGACACCAACAACTGCTGCGATTCCTCGAAACGGCTCAGGCCAGCCTGGTGTGTCTGGAAGCCACCGGCGGATACGAACGATCGCTCGTGGCCGCGCTGCACAAAGCCTGCCACGCGACGGCTGTGGTGAACCCGCGTCAGATACGAGATTTCGCCCGAGCCGCCGGCCAGCTGGCAAAGACCGATGCCATTGATGCCGCAATCATCGCCAGGTACGCGCGAACGATGCAGCCCCGACAAACCACTCCACTCCCCAAAGCCCATCAGCAACTGCGCGACCTGGCGGCCCGCAGACGCCAGGTCGTCGCCATGCGGATCAGCGAGCAAAATCGTCTGCAAATCACTTGTGACAAGTCTATTCAGACACTCATCCGCAAGTCGATGACCATGCTCGAAAAGCAAATCAATGTCATCGAAGAACGCATGGCTCGTCTGATCGACAAAGACACCGAACTGGCGCGACGAAAACGAATCCTGTTGTCGGTCCCGGGCATCGGACCGGCCACGGTCGGAGTCCTCCTCGCCGAGTTGCCCGAACTGGGCATGCTCAATCGTGGCCAGATCGCCAAACTCATCGGAGTCGCCCCAACGAATCGGGACAGCGGGACACTGCGGGGAAAACGGACAACCGGCGGCGGACGGGCACACATTCGCAAAGCGCTCTACATGCCCGTTGTCGTTGCGAAGAAACACAATCCGGCCATCAAACGTTTCTACGAGCGGCTGCTTGAGAACGGCAAGGCACCGCTGTGTGCTATCGTCGCCGCAATGCGAAAACTCATCACAATTCTCAACGTCATGATCCGAGACGACAAACTCTGGAGCCAACCCTGA
- a CDS encoding lectin-like protein — translation MIRFIFIAILFASSSKNLDAGIIHTAQFGGNTYHLLDADGTKWWLDAEAEAVTLGGHLATINSQAENDFVFNTFSAVAENYAIQNNLPVRNKISLWIGLSDHVAEGDFIWASGEISPYSNFAPGEPASGHAGEDWVGMFANWGAPSLWHDIFTDPGADLPFGVVEVSASPVPEPSSAFLLFFAVPVCLYRRMRRRGSRRRSGCAQWN, via the coding sequence ATGATTCGGTTCATCTTTATTGCCATTTTGTTCGCATCGAGTTCGAAAAATCTCGACGCTGGCATTATCCACACCGCTCAGTTCGGTGGGAATACGTATCATTTGCTCGACGCTGACGGCACAAAATGGTGGTTAGACGCAGAGGCCGAGGCTGTCACGCTCGGTGGGCATCTGGCTACCATCAACTCACAGGCGGAAAACGATTTTGTGTTCAACACGTTCTCGGCGGTAGCTGAAAACTACGCAATACAAAACAATCTTCCTGTACGGAACAAAATTTCGTTGTGGATCGGGCTAAGCGATCATGTAGCAGAAGGCGATTTCATTTGGGCAAGTGGTGAGATTTCTCCATATTCTAACTTTGCGCCAGGTGAACCAGCGAGCGGTCATGCGGGCGAAGATTGGGTTGGCATGTTCGCAAACTGGGGTGCTCCATCACTGTGGCACGACATTTTTACTGACCCAGGAGCTGATTTACCGTTCGGTGTTGTTGAAGTAAGTGCATCACCTGTCCCGGAACCGTCTTCAGCTTTTCTTTTGTTTTTCGCTGTGCCCGTGTGCTTGTATCGAAGGATGCGCCGGCGCGGAAGTAGGCGTAGATCAGGCTGTGCACAATGGAACTAA
- a CDS encoding ISAs1 family transposase, whose translation MPLSTSFVDHFSDVTDPRRGEPVYPLQNILFIAVCAVISGADDFVAIAKFGRTKRDWFAKYLDLSAGIPSHDRFNAILALIRPAEFEKCLLNWITSLQKISDGQIIAIDGKTLRRSYDKASGKSAIHMVSAWATANHISLGQVVVDAKSNEITAIPKLLELIEVSGALVTIDAMGCQTEIASKIVDAEADYCLAAKGNQPTLHAGLVAFFADHLEDDFARCPVRRFETKENTGGREDLRQYLICRAPEDLPDAHRWKNLKAIGIAINNTLRDGKMCIGIRYYILSRYVSGRRFAEAVRSHWGVENNLHWQLDVTFQEDQSRIRKGHADMNFSILRRTALSLLKNESTAKVGIKNKRLNAAWDETYLAKVLFGK comes from the coding sequence ATGCCTTTGTCCACCAGTTTTGTCGATCATTTCTCTGATGTTACGGATCCAAGGCGCGGTGAGCCGGTCTATCCGCTTCAAAATATTCTGTTCATTGCAGTCTGTGCTGTGATCAGTGGCGCGGATGATTTTGTCGCGATTGCGAAGTTTGGCAGAACGAAACGAGATTGGTTTGCGAAGTATCTCGATCTGTCCGCAGGGATTCCGTCGCACGATCGTTTCAACGCCATCCTCGCTCTGATTCGTCCTGCAGAATTTGAAAAGTGCTTACTGAATTGGATCACTTCTCTGCAGAAAATCAGTGACGGACAAATCATCGCGATCGATGGTAAGACACTCCGTCGCAGCTATGACAAAGCCAGTGGCAAGTCGGCCATCCACATGGTCAGTGCATGGGCCACAGCCAATCATATCAGTCTCGGGCAAGTCGTCGTCGATGCGAAGAGTAATGAGATTACGGCGATTCCCAAACTGCTGGAATTGATCGAGGTTTCCGGTGCTTTAGTGACGATTGACGCCATGGGTTGCCAAACGGAAATCGCGTCGAAGATTGTCGACGCAGAGGCGGACTATTGTCTTGCCGCGAAAGGCAATCAGCCCACGCTACACGCAGGTCTTGTCGCGTTCTTCGCCGACCATTTGGAAGATGACTTTGCACGCTGTCCGGTGCGACGATTTGAAACGAAAGAAAACACCGGCGGCCGCGAAGATTTGCGACAGTATCTGATCTGTCGTGCGCCGGAGGATCTTCCGGACGCACATCGCTGGAAGAACCTGAAGGCGATCGGGATCGCGATCAACAACACTCTCCGCGACGGCAAAATGTGCATCGGCATCCGCTATTACATTTTAAGCCGTTATGTCTCCGGCCGTCGTTTCGCCGAAGCTGTGCGGAGCCATTGGGGTGTCGAGAACAATTTGCATTGGCAACTGGACGTCACTTTCCAGGAAGATCAATCGAGGATCCGTAAAGGCCACGCAGACATGAACTTCAGCATCCTTCGCCGCACGGCGTTGAGTCTTCTGAAAAACGAATCCACAGCCAAGGTGGGGATCAAAAACAAAAGACTCAATGCTGCCTGGGATGAGACATACCTCGCGAAAGTCCTGTTCGGCAAATGA
- a CDS encoding C39 family peptidase yields MHHNLPLEMTRQPDDFTCGPTCLQAIYRYYGDDLPLTSLIEDVPTFTDGGTLAVMLGCDALTRGYEATIYTFNLQVFDPSWFGSSRVDLAERLMGQKAVRQNPKLITACDAYIEFLNRGGSIRMQDLNGTLIRKYLKRSIPILTGLSATYLYSESREIAETSTPDDLRGTPSGHFVVLSGFDGVERTVQVSDPFLPNPLSQGHQYEVPLDRAICSILLGIMTYDANLLIIRPRDPQHHFFQGTEQR; encoded by the coding sequence ATGCACCACAACCTCCCGTTGGAGATGACTCGGCAGCCGGACGACTTCACGTGCGGCCCCACCTGTTTGCAGGCGATCTATCGCTACTATGGCGACGATCTGCCGCTGACGTCTTTGATTGAAGACGTTCCCACGTTCACCGACGGCGGTACGCTGGCCGTGATGCTCGGCTGTGACGCATTGACGCGCGGCTATGAAGCGACCATCTACACCTTCAACCTTCAGGTGTTTGATCCCAGCTGGTTTGGCAGCAGTCGCGTCGACCTGGCGGAACGGTTGATGGGTCAGAAAGCGGTCCGCCAGAATCCGAAGCTGATCACGGCGTGTGATGCGTACATTGAGTTTCTGAACCGTGGCGGATCGATCCGGATGCAGGATCTGAACGGCACGTTGATCCGCAAATACCTGAAGCGGTCGATCCCCATTCTTACCGGCCTGAGTGCCACATACCTGTACAGCGAATCGCGTGAGATTGCGGAAACTTCGACGCCGGACGATCTTCGTGGCACACCCAGCGGCCACTTTGTGGTGTTGTCGGGGTTTGATGGGGTAGAACGAACGGTGCAGGTGTCGGACCCTTTTTTGCCAAACCCGCTTTCTCAGGGACATCAGTACGAAGTGCCGCTGGATCGAGCCATCTGTTCGATTCTATTGGGGATCATGACCTACGACGCAAACCTGCTGATCATTCGTCCCCGTGATCCGCAACATCATTTCTTCCAGGGAACGGAACAGCGTTAA
- a CDS encoding RimK family protein, giving the protein MTALIVTSDARDWPFDISGVDVVDAWTYLTSPEFGNARRTTRVFNLCRSYRYQSTGYYVSLLAEARGHKPLPGVTTLQDLKTRSMIRLVSDELDELIQKSLAPLQSSEFTLSVYFGRNLAQRYDRLSLHLFNQFPVPLLRAEFIKRDETWQIRRIKALSGADVPANHTEFVTEAAQRYFGGRSTSVKVRKRTRFDLAILHDPLEKDNAPSDEAALKKFLKAAEKAEINAELLTKDDFGRLLEFDALFIRETTAVNHHTYRFARRAASEGMIVIDDPVSILRCTNKVYLAELLTRHKIPIPRTVLLHRENADSIAAELGFPCVIKKPDSAFSQGVVKIKSEDELREQLPKFFDESELLVAQEFLPTDFDWRIGVLDNKPLFACRYFMARGHWQIIRQERAGAGRYGKTETVPVELAPRKAVDVAVKAANLIGNGLYGVDVKETANGFHVIEVNDNPNIDAGAEDALLKDELYSRIMDVFVRRIEAAKARNHD; this is encoded by the coding sequence ATGACAGCATTGATTGTGACGTCGGATGCGCGAGACTGGCCATTCGACATCTCCGGAGTCGACGTGGTGGACGCGTGGACGTATCTGACGTCTCCGGAATTCGGCAACGCTCGCCGAACCACGCGAGTCTTCAATCTGTGCCGCAGTTATCGCTACCAGAGTACAGGCTATTACGTGTCGTTGCTGGCGGAAGCGCGCGGGCACAAGCCGCTTCCCGGTGTGACAACACTTCAGGACCTGAAGACTCGGTCGATGATCCGGCTGGTGTCGGACGAACTGGATGAACTGATTCAGAAAAGTCTGGCTCCGCTACAGTCGTCCGAATTTACACTCAGCGTCTATTTCGGCCGCAACCTGGCTCAGCGATATGATCGATTAAGCCTGCATCTTTTCAATCAGTTTCCGGTGCCGCTGTTGCGGGCTGAGTTCATCAAACGTGACGAAACATGGCAGATCCGGCGGATCAAAGCTTTGTCTGGCGCGGACGTGCCAGCGAACCACACGGAATTCGTGACGGAGGCCGCTCAACGCTATTTCGGTGGCCGCAGCACCTCAGTGAAGGTTCGGAAACGCACGCGATTTGACCTCGCCATCCTGCACGATCCGCTCGAAAAAGATAACGCTCCGTCCGACGAAGCCGCGTTGAAGAAGTTTCTGAAGGCGGCCGAGAAGGCAGAAATCAACGCCGAATTACTCACGAAGGACGACTTCGGGCGGCTGCTGGAATTTGATGCGTTGTTCATCCGCGAAACCACGGCGGTCAATCATCACACCTACCGGTTCGCTCGCCGAGCGGCCAGTGAAGGCATGATTGTGATCGACGATCCGGTGTCGATTTTGCGGTGTACGAACAAAGTTTATCTGGCGGAACTGCTCACTCGTCACAAGATCCCGATCCCCCGCACGGTGCTGCTGCATCGCGAAAACGCGGACAGCATCGCGGCAGAGTTGGGGTTTCCGTGCGTCATCAAAAAGCCGGACAGCGCGTTTTCGCAGGGCGTGGTGAAGATTAAGTCTGAAGACGAATTGCGTGAGCAGTTGCCGAAGTTCTTTGATGAATCGGAATTGCTTGTGGCTCAGGAATTCCTGCCGACCGACTTCGACTGGCGTATCGGGGTGCTCGACAATAAGCCGCTGTTTGCCTGCCGCTACTTTATGGCGCGAGGTCACTGGCAGATTATTCGCCAGGAACGCGCCGGAGCGGGCCGCTACGGAAAGACCGAAACCGTTCCGGTCGAACTCGCCCCGCGCAAGGCGGTCGACGTCGCCGTGAAGGCGGCGAACCTGATCGGCAACGGGTTGTACGGAGTCGACGTGAAGGAAACGGCGAATGGTTTTCATGTGATCGAAGTCAACGACAACCCCAACATTGATGCCGGAGCCGAAGATGCTCTGCTAAAGGACGAACTGTACAGCCGAATTATGGACGTCTTTGTGCGTCGCATCGAAGCAGCAAAGGCGCGGAATCATGACTGA
- a CDS encoding carboxylate-amine ligase has translation MSDITQSITSLHLFEAFGVEIEYMIADRSTLDVCPIADKLIEAECGSIQDEITLGDLAWSNELALHVIELKTALPAPSLTGLSQVFQDHVGRINGHLKGQNATLLPSAMHPWMNPATEMQLWPHGYSEVYEAFDRIFDCTGHGWANLQSVHLNLPFCGDEEFGRLHAAVRLVLPLLPGLAASSPLMDGRPSGMLDTRLDVYRSNARRVPLVSGHVIPEQAFTEADYRRLIFEPMFQQIAPLDPDGILQDEFLNARGAIARFDRGSIEIRVIDVQECPAADLAILQATVAVLKALTEERWSRLAEQQAVEVEPLFRILRDAIRVGHDAVIDNAAYLSLFGFRKSSASVGELWRHLIDCTSPETDAATATALDVILDEGPLAARILKRLHGNTSHEETANVYRDLANCLTGGRPFSSDVN, from the coding sequence ATGAGCGACATAACTCAGTCAATTACTTCGCTGCACCTGTTCGAAGCCTTCGGCGTCGAAATTGAGTACATGATTGCTGACCGTTCGACGCTGGACGTGTGTCCGATCGCTGACAAGCTGATCGAAGCGGAGTGTGGTTCGATTCAGGATGAGATCACGCTCGGCGACCTGGCATGGTCGAACGAGCTGGCTTTGCATGTCATTGAACTCAAGACAGCGTTGCCCGCGCCTTCGTTGACTGGGTTGTCTCAAGTGTTTCAGGACCATGTCGGCCGAATCAACGGTCACTTGAAAGGCCAGAACGCGACGTTGCTTCCGTCGGCGATGCATCCGTGGATGAATCCAGCCACAGAAATGCAGCTTTGGCCACATGGTTACAGCGAGGTCTACGAAGCCTTCGACCGGATCTTTGACTGCACCGGACACGGCTGGGCGAATTTGCAAAGTGTGCACCTGAATTTGCCGTTCTGCGGAGACGAAGAATTCGGGCGATTGCATGCGGCGGTTCGGCTGGTGCTGCCGCTACTGCCTGGCCTTGCGGCGTCGTCGCCGCTGATGGACGGGCGGCCATCGGGGATGCTGGATACCAGACTCGACGTCTATCGGTCCAATGCCCGCCGCGTGCCGTTGGTGTCCGGGCACGTGATTCCTGAACAAGCGTTTACCGAAGCAGACTATCGTCGGCTGATTTTTGAACCGATGTTTCAGCAGATCGCCCCGCTGGATCCGGACGGTATTCTTCAGGACGAATTCCTGAACGCGCGTGGTGCGATTGCGAGGTTCGATCGGGGTTCGATCGAAATTCGAGTGATCGACGTGCAGGAATGTCCGGCGGCGGACCTTGCGATTTTGCAGGCCACGGTGGCGGTGCTGAAAGCCTTGACGGAAGAACGCTGGAGTCGACTTGCTGAACAGCAGGCCGTCGAAGTGGAACCTCTGTTCCGGATTTTGCGCGACGCCATCCGTGTGGGGCACGACGCGGTGATTGACAACGCAGCTTATCTGAGTCTCTTCGGATTTCGAAAGTCGTCAGCCAGCGTCGGCGAATTGTGGCGGCATCTGATAGACTGCACTTCGCCGGAAACGGATGCAGCCACGGCGACGGCTCTGGATGTGATTCTGGACGAAGGTCCGCTGGCTGCCAGAATCCTGAAACGGTTGCACGGCAATACATCGCATGAAGAAACGGCGAACGTCTATCGCGACCTGGCGAACTGCCTGACTGGCGGGCGGCCGTTTTCGTCGGACGTGAATTAA
- a CDS encoding bifunctional GNAT family N-acetyltransferase/carbon-nitrogen hydrolase family protein, with the protein METIDLKDHEWKTVLRPLSIDDFDELIAMQLACFPGMHPWERDQIESQLQHFPDGQMVIEIEGKLAASSCSLILNYDVNMEWHDWKKVADEGYIRNHNPKGDTLYGIEIMVHPEFRGMKLARRLYDARKELCREKNLARIIVAGRLPGYGKHADDMTAREYVEGVVDKTLYDPVLTAQISNGFALQGLIPNYFPSDSASRGYASFLEWRNLDYVKGAKRRFLSATELVRIAAVQYQMRTIKDFSDFAQQCEFFIDTASEYKSDFVLFPELHTTQLLSCIPELRPGEAARKLAEFTPQYLDFYTEMAVKYHVNIIGGSQFVMEDEALYNVSYLFRRDGTLEKQEKIHITPSERKWWGVTPGRKVNVFETDCGTVAILICYDIEFPELVRIAAAKGAQIVFVPFNTDTRHGYLRVRNCAMARCVENHVYVAVAGCTGNLPFVENSDIHYAQSAIFTPADAEFARDAIAAESNANIETLIIHDVDVEQLRRHKETGSVQNWNDRRKDLYKVVYQEDGHEFSV; encoded by the coding sequence ATGGAAACCATCGACCTTAAAGACCACGAATGGAAAACTGTTCTGCGACCGCTGTCCATCGACGACTTCGATGAACTGATCGCAATGCAGCTTGCCTGTTTTCCCGGCATGCACCCGTGGGAACGCGACCAGATTGAAAGTCAGTTGCAGCACTTTCCGGACGGTCAAATGGTCATCGAAATCGAAGGCAAGCTGGCGGCATCCAGTTGCAGTCTGATTTTGAACTACGACGTCAACATGGAGTGGCACGACTGGAAAAAGGTGGCGGACGAAGGCTACATCCGCAACCACAATCCCAAAGGCGACACTCTGTATGGCATCGAAATTATGGTGCATCCGGAATTTCGAGGGATGAAGCTGGCGCGGCGATTATATGACGCTCGCAAAGAACTGTGCCGCGAAAAGAATCTGGCGAGAATCATCGTGGCCGGGCGACTGCCGGGTTACGGCAAACACGCCGATGATATGACGGCTCGCGAATACGTCGAAGGTGTTGTTGACAAAACACTGTACGACCCGGTTCTGACGGCTCAGATTTCCAATGGCTTCGCGCTGCAGGGACTGATCCCAAATTACTTTCCGTCTGATTCGGCCAGTCGCGGTTACGCATCGTTTTTGGAATGGCGGAATCTTGACTACGTCAAGGGGGCCAAGCGGCGTTTTCTGAGTGCCACGGAACTGGTTCGTATCGCGGCCGTTCAGTATCAGATGCGAACAATCAAAGACTTCAGCGACTTCGCTCAGCAGTGCGAATTCTTCATCGACACGGCCAGCGAATACAAGAGCGACTTCGTCCTGTTTCCCGAACTGCACACGACTCAGCTGCTGTCCTGCATTCCCGAACTGCGTCCTGGCGAGGCGGCTCGTAAGCTGGCGGAATTCACGCCGCAGTATCTGGACTTCTACACCGAAATGGCGGTGAAGTATCACGTGAACATCATTGGCGGTTCACAGTTCGTGATGGAAGACGAGGCGTTGTACAACGTGTCGTACCTGTTTCGCCGCGACGGAACTCTTGAGAAGCAGGAAAAGATTCACATCACTCCCAGCGAACGCAAGTGGTGGGGCGTGACTCCGGGGCGCAAGGTCAACGTGTTTGAAACAGACTGCGGCACCGTTGCGATTCTGATTTGCTACGACATCGAATTTCCGGAACTGGTCCGCATCGCGGCGGCCAAGGGAGCTCAGATTGTCTTTGTGCCGTTCAACACCGACACGCGGCACGGCTATTTGCGAGTCCGAAACTGCGCGATGGCTCGCTGCGTGGAAAATCACGTCTACGTCGCCGTGGCCGGCTGTACGGGCAACCTTCCATTCGTGGAAAACAGCGATATTCACTACGCTCAATCAGCCATTTTTACGCCTGCTGATGCTGAGTTCGCTCGCGACGCCATCGCGGCCGAAAGCAATGCCAACATCGAAACGCTGATTATTCACGACGTCGATGTGGAGCAGTTGCGACGGCACAAAGAAACGGGCAGCGTGCAGAACTGGAACGACCGGCGCAAGGATCTGTACAAGGTGGTCTATCAGGAAGACGGCCACGAATTTTCGGTTTAG
- a CDS encoding MFS transporter: MPSNPPDDPLDSTLKAEPAPPAETLVIPHAAPIIVAGCLGMVYTQLVLCPAGIELIRQYGGTGYHVGIFGAIPTLMLFLQFFSAVVANHLTYRRGLWMTVSFVQRITLLPIALGPFLFPDVSGRVWLWLYLGLAVANHGLIHFASPLWMSWMGDYLPRRGLSQFWGTRHVWMQWAGAAGLLFASVLLKAYADDIVTAFAVLMTIAAVLGVIDITMFWWVSEPPVTKIPATSIARVLAEPFRNRGFRSFIRFMCFWHFAAMVGAPFISLFLLSEVGMSLSQLMLLWVFCWVGGATCAGRFGRLAARFGHKPILVMCTALKSTNMIALILIPLEPSVAFAVLVPVFFIDSILNAGFAVATNGFLLTQSPSGNRTMFIASGTAVAGLVGGVTSIACGALLAAVPNGAVLAGQPFGGFQTLFLVSALLRFASVLLVIRIREPEAHGTRFVVSQLIGASPLRMVRFPVGLFRSIDPDE, encoded by the coding sequence ATGCCTTCCAACCCGCCAGACGATCCATTGGATTCCACCTTGAAGGCTGAGCCTGCGCCGCCTGCTGAAACGCTTGTCATCCCTCACGCCGCGCCAATTATTGTGGCGGGATGTCTGGGCATGGTTTACACGCAACTGGTGTTGTGCCCGGCCGGAATCGAACTGATTCGGCAATACGGAGGCACTGGTTATCACGTTGGGATCTTCGGTGCGATTCCGACGTTGATGCTGTTTTTGCAATTCTTCTCCGCCGTCGTGGCCAATCACCTGACCTATCGGCGCGGGCTTTGGATGACGGTTTCGTTCGTCCAGCGAATCACGCTGCTGCCCATTGCACTTGGCCCATTCTTGTTTCCGGACGTCAGCGGCCGTGTTTGGCTGTGGTTGTATCTGGGCCTGGCTGTGGCGAATCATGGGCTCATTCACTTTGCGTCGCCCTTGTGGATGTCGTGGATGGGTGACTATCTGCCGCGCCGCGGACTCAGTCAGTTTTGGGGAACGCGCCATGTGTGGATGCAGTGGGCAGGGGCGGCGGGTTTGTTGTTTGCGTCGGTTTTGCTGAAGGCTTATGCCGACGATATTGTGACCGCTTTTGCAGTCTTGATGACCATTGCCGCTGTTCTCGGTGTGATTGATATCACCATGTTCTGGTGGGTTTCCGAACCTCCAGTAACAAAGATTCCAGCAACCAGCATCGCTCGCGTACTGGCCGAACCGTTCCGCAATCGTGGCTTTCGATCGTTCATACGCTTTATGTGCTTCTGGCATTTTGCGGCGATGGTGGGAGCTCCGTTTATCAGCCTGTTTCTGTTGTCCGAGGTCGGCATGAGTCTGTCGCAGCTTATGCTGCTGTGGGTGTTTTGCTGGGTGGGCGGAGCGACCTGTGCAGGTCGGTTTGGCAGACTGGCCGCACGATTCGGACACAAGCCGATTCTGGTGATGTGTACGGCGCTGAAGTCGACGAACATGATCGCCTTGATTCTGATTCCGCTCGAACCGTCGGTGGCCTTTGCGGTTCTGGTCCCCGTCTTCTTTATTGACTCAATCCTGAATGCGGGCTTTGCAGTCGCCACCAATGGATTTCTGTTAACTCAGTCACCGTCCGGCAACCGCACGATGTTTATCGCGTCGGGCACAGCGGTCGCGGGACTGGTGGGCGGCGTCACGTCGATCGCGTGTGGAGCTCTGCTGGCCGCTGTCCCCAACGGTGCGGTCCTGGCTGGCCAGCCGTTTGGCGGGTTTCAGACATTGTTCCTGGTCAGCGCGCTGCTGCGATTCGCCTCTGTTCTGCTGGTGATTCGTATTCGAGAACCGGAAGCTCACGGTACCCGGTTTGTCGTCTCGCAGCTTATCGGAGCGTCACCGTTAAGAATGGTGCGGTTTCCGGTGGGGCTATTTCGAAGTATCGACCCAGACGAATAG
- a CDS encoding ABC transporter ATP-binding protein yields MKPSSAKLSISDLRFRFAADGPDVLHVPQLTVPNGQFVSILGSSGCGKSTLLRLIAGLLNPGHGTLFPTPTPNADSQRQHGDVGMVFQSANLVPWRTARQNVLLPAELGRTRVSVSDERLSSLFRLVGLREQDTHKRSSALSGGMQMRVSLARALVLQPSLLLMDEPFAALDDLLRMQLEEDVRRIHHERSLTTVLVTHNIQEAVFMSDRVVVLGGQPSSIQADIEVSLPSDRDWQLRANSAFHELVNTVTEALHATSGDRTAAEVSL; encoded by the coding sequence GTGAAACCGTCGTCTGCCAAACTATCAATCTCCGACCTTCGCTTCCGGTTTGCCGCTGACGGTCCGGATGTGCTTCACGTGCCGCAATTGACGGTTCCGAATGGTCAATTCGTGAGCATCCTCGGTTCGTCCGGTTGCGGCAAGTCGACCCTGTTAAGACTTATTGCCGGACTGCTGAACCCGGGCCACGGCACACTCTTTCCGACTCCGACTCCGAATGCCGATTCGCAGCGCCAACATGGCGACGTTGGCATGGTCTTTCAGAGTGCAAATCTGGTCCCATGGCGGACTGCCCGTCAAAACGTGCTGCTGCCGGCCGAACTTGGCCGAACTCGCGTTTCGGTCAGCGATGAACGGCTCTCCTCGCTGTTCCGGCTTGTCGGTCTGCGCGAACAGGATACGCACAAACGATCTTCTGCATTGTCCGGCGGCATGCAAATGCGAGTCTCTCTTGCCCGAGCGCTTGTGCTGCAACCGTCTCTGTTGTTGATGGACGAACCGTTTGCGGCGCTGGACGATCTGCTGCGGATGCAGTTGGAAGAAGACGTTCGCCGGATTCACCACGAACGGTCGCTGACGACGGTTTTGGTCACTCACAACATTCAGGAAGCCGTCTTCATGAGTGACCGGGTGGTGGTGCTTGGCGGCCAGCCTTCAAGTATCCAGGCGGATATTGAAGTTTCACTGCCTTCGGATCGAGACTGGCAGCTTCGCGCAAACTCAGCTTTTCACGAGCTTGTAAATACCGTGACGGAAGCTCTGCACGCGACAAGTGGCGATCGTACGGCGGCCGAGGTGTCGTTATGA
- a CDS encoding ABC transporter permease — translation MKVGGFDVKSAALLVAAPLCVLICSLSLWQLVVWARDISIIVVPSPIDVARALYEHRAMLSEACWQTAKAAMTGLFGSFVIGVLGAFAFSQSRIIRSAFYPYAILLQTVPIIALAPIVVVSIGRGFYGIVIISTIISIFPVITSTTTGLLQVDANLLELFRLNNATRWQTLWKLRLPNALPYLISGLRIAGGAAIVGAIVGEFFVGDDVKGLGVLIQNKSGGFQTDELYAAVVVSTLLGVAAFVTVTVVGEWILRRFLGMSLSGVSQR, via the coding sequence ATGAAGGTAGGCGGCTTTGACGTGAAATCCGCAGCGTTGCTCGTCGCGGCTCCGCTCTGCGTACTGATCTGTTCGCTGAGTCTGTGGCAGCTTGTCGTCTGGGCTCGCGATATTTCCATCATCGTGGTGCCGTCGCCAATTGACGTTGCCAGGGCTCTGTACGAACACCGGGCCATGCTGTCCGAAGCCTGCTGGCAAACGGCGAAAGCGGCTATGACGGGTTTATTTGGCAGCTTTGTGATCGGCGTGCTCGGAGCGTTCGCGTTTTCGCAGTCTCGCATCATTCGCAGTGCGTTCTATCCGTACGCCATCCTGCTTCAGACGGTCCCAATTATCGCGCTTGCTCCCATCGTGGTGGTGTCGATCGGGCGAGGCTTCTACGGGATTGTGATTATCTCGACGATCATCAGCATCTTCCCGGTCATCACCAGCACGACGACGGGGCTGCTGCAGGTGGATGCGAATCTGCTGGAACTCTTTCGGCTCAACAATGCGACTCGCTGGCAAACGCTATGGAAGCTCCGTCTTCCCAACGCCCTGCCCTACCTCATCAGCGGGCTTCGCATTGCGGGCGGAGCAGCCATCGTCGGCGCGATTGTCGGAGAATTTTTTGTGGGCGACGACGTGAAGGGGTTGGGCGTGCTAATCCAAAACAAGAGCGGCGGCTTCCAAACCGACGAACTCTACGCGGCAGTCGTGGTTTCAACGTTGCTTGGTGTGGCCGCGTTTGTGACCGTGACCGTCGTCGGCGAATGGATTCTACGACGATTTTTGGGCATGAGTTTGAGCGGCGTAAGTCAGCGGTAG